One window of the Solanum stenotomum isolate F172 chromosome 11, ASM1918654v1, whole genome shotgun sequence genome contains the following:
- the LOC125844812 gene encoding agamous-like MADS-box protein AGL103 — MEKEDQSKKKTNNPKSYQERKECIKRKSMELATLCDIKVCTIITGPNGELQTWPNNLDACKEVLDLYSENLKPEKKHKESSTPEPEEEQGEKDILTLLESKLAAINKRICSLEKKNVVVADKGKRKRIE; from the coding sequence atggaaaaagaaGATCAAAGcaagaagaaaacaaacaatcCCAAGTCTTACCAAGAGAGGAAAGAATGCATAAAGAGGAAATCAATGGAGCTTGCAACTCTCTGCGATATCAAGGTTTGTACTATTATTACTGGTCCTAATGGGGAACTCCAAACTTGGCCTAACAATTTGGATGCCTGTAAAGAAGTTCTTGATCTCTACTCTGAAAATTTGAAACCCGAAAAAAAGCACAAGGAATCATCAACACCAGAACCAGAAGAAGAACAAGGAGAGAAAGATATCCTGACACTACTTGAATCAAAGCTTGCTGCTATCAACAAGAGAATTTGTtcattggagaagaagaatgttgttgttgctgataaggggaaaagaaagagaattgAGTGA